The genomic window TGGTACAACACTCTTTCTATCCCCctcagctaaatacttgggggtggagattgactcCAAACTGTcctagaaaataaatatagaaaaaagaataaaaaaagcatataTAGCCTACTACACTTGCAAGAGAATCGTCGGCAATAATTGGGGCCTTAAATctagtataatcatgtggatgtataccgctgtcataagacctatactcaCATATGGAgatctggtatggtggccagcgctaaagaaacaatacaacattagaaaattaaatggaatacaaagagcaacATGTGCAGATGTTACTGGTGCAATCAAGTCATGATTTAATGTTGAGCTTTCAAtctcaaaaatttcttaaaaaaaataaaacaaaataaacaaatagctaAAAAGTGCATTAAGTGCAAGCGTTAGGCAATAACGCCGAAAGTGAtaatcaaaacataaaaaatcactaaaaaattaaactaataaaaataacaaataaatgcgaaataaagcaaaaaaacaaaagcatgtGCGCAGCGCAGCCCCACCAACAAGGCTCCTTTCCTAGGATCCTTTTTttcacaaatgtatttctgggaaaaataagaagtcatatttttggactactgtaTAATAATTgcggcataaattttatatacagtgGAACTTCCTTATAGTGAATTCGCAGGGGACTTGAAAATCGCTTCTCTATATGGAGACTTCATtatatagaaattaatttttttctttcgtaattttatttaaaataatcaatatCTAAGTTTGGTTTGAATTAcattcttccatttttcattttcaacaaaAGCTTCCAAATCATTTAGACAGTTAAAAACATTAATCGGTACGTCAATTTTCATCTCCACAAAGGTTCTAATACAGTTAATGGAAGAAGAAACTTGTCCTAATGTAGGTAATGCCTCATCAGtatctgccatttcttcttcaGTGTCCAAATCGACTTCATCGATAtctaaaaaggaaaaaaaagaaattatgtttattacataaatatttgtttggttacaacaaaaataaatattcaccaGGTACAGCTGGAACTCCGCGACTTTCTAGAACGCTGCTAAGGATATCTTCCTCGGAGGGGTTTTCCGAGATCGGCACATCAATatcaacattgacatagtcctCAAATGATGCCTCGATATTTGTCACTTTTTTAAATGAAGACTGCAAAGCAACCAAATCCGCTATTGAAAGGTCTTCTTCATCCCACTGCTCAGATGGATTCTGCATGGCATCTTTTGAAAATTCTGCCTTTCTAAAACAGTTGGGAATTGTTTCTGGTTTAACATAGACATCCCATACAGAGCTTAAATTTCGAATAGCGTGGAGTAAGTCTATGGTAAAAACAGAAGTTCCCCCATCCAGCTGAGCCAATATATTCGTTAAATTACGTTTTCTGTAATGTTGTTTCATGTTGTAGATAATGCCTTGGTCCATTGGTTGCAGTAACGAAGTCATGTTGGGAGAAAAATAAGCAAGCTGAATGTTTTTTAGCTTGTCTTTTACATCTCTAGGGTGCGCAGTGCAGTTatcaacaaaaagtaaaacCTTCCTGTCTTGTTTACCAATTTTTTTGTCCAGCTTTAGAATCCATTTGGTAAAAATCTCACTGGTCTTCCATGCTTTTTTGTTAAACTCATAATCGACATCTAACGATTTTACTCCCTTAAAGCACCTCGGATTCTTCGCCTTTCCGATTACAAGCAATTTAAGTTTTTCCGATCCAGTCATATTGCTTCCCACCATGACAGTTATTTTCTCCTTGCTTTGTTTTCCTTCAAAGCATTGCTCATTTTTGAATGTCAGTGTTTTATTTGGCAGGCATTTGAAAAACAATCCAGTCTCATCGGGCTTTAAGATGTCGTTTGCGttgtaattttcaatcaatCTTGGTAAAACGTTCATTACCCATTCTTAGCGATTTTGTAGGTTGGCGTCAGCACTTTCTCCACATAACGTTTTTTGAACAATACCATGGCGTTTTTTGAACTTATCTAACCAACCTGTACTTGCCTCAAATTCATGGTGTCCTAGTGCTTCAGCAAAATCCTTGGCCTTTTGCTTCAATATTGTTCCAGATAAAGGAAGAAAGGAATATCTTCAAACTGGCAAGTTCGAAGCCTTTTACGTTTTACGCTAATTGTCGCATCTTCAAtcatttccttattttttagaatatttgatAAAGTGCTGGGAAGTATTTCAAACTGATTAGCAATATCTTTTTTCGTACCTTCCCTTCTTTAactttgttaataattaataactttttttcaagggAAATGCTGCTTCGATGCGTCATTTTTACTTCAATTTCTTAAcctcagtatatacagtaataaaccttttctttgtttacatacatatactcacctccagaaaatcttagggtgttgtattgcacttttttttgctactttcatggtaatcagggtgttgtgttagcatttaaactacatataaattttaaattttgatgaccgcgactttaaaagatattaaataatgcaagtgtttacgttatttaagtgattatattgaattactttgcatatatgttcaattttattgcgatattagttgttgtttaatgttaaatcagttgtttttttttaagcaatttctaaacacgcttcaagtatttccaaatttttgcatgcagtgggatacaatcctgggtggtaatttgtcgtttgacatatacaaattgacaactcgttagccgttataggaaaacatcaattagaaattgagtttgaaatgaaacatatgtcgaagtttttaataagaatacatattagtgttaataataaagtttatattcaaaattttagagcctttttattgctgcgaaaattcacaacccgacgttttaaaatactttttataatatgtttattttaagttgtaaaggtgaaaataggcctactggggaaccgaACACCTAAAAAACGTCGGTAACGCGCTTTATTGCAAACCTCTGGGT from Bactrocera tryoni isolate S06 chromosome 5, CSIRO_BtryS06_freeze2, whole genome shotgun sequence includes these protein-coding regions:
- the LOC120778375 gene encoding tigger transposable element-derived protein 6-like encodes the protein MNVLPRLIENYNANDILKPDETGLFFKCLPNKTLTFKNEQCFEGKQSKEKITVMVGSNMTGSEKLKLLVIGKAKNPRCFKGVKSLDVDYEFNKKAWKTSEIFTKWILKLDKKIGKQDRKVLLFVDNCTAHPRDVKDKLKNIQLAYFSPNMTSLLQPMDQGIIYNMKQHYRKRNLTNILAQLDGGTSVFTIDLLHAIRNLSSVWDVYVKPETIPNCFRKAEFSKDAMQNPSEQWDEEDLSIADLVALQSSFKKVTNIEASFEDYVNVDIDVPISENPSEEDILSSVLESRGVPAVPDIDEVDLDTEEEMADTDEALPTLGQVSSSINCIRTFVEMKIDVPINVFNCLNDLEAFVENEKWKNVIQTKLRY